The Streptomyces nigra genome includes the window CTCGACGCCCTTGCCGGCCGGGTCTTCGAGGGCCCAGTCGAGGTACTTCTTGCCGGGGAAGATGGGGCAGGCGTCGCCGCAGCCCATGGTGATGACGTAGTCGGACGCCTGGACGGCCTCGGTGGTCAGGATCTTCGGCTTGGCGTCGGCGATGTCGACGCCGACTTCCTTCATGGCCTCGACGGCAGAGGGGTTGACCTGGTCGCCCGGGACGGAGCCGGCGGAGCGGACCTCGATCCGGTCGCCCGCGAGGTGCTGGAGGAATCCGGCGGCCATCTGGGAGCGGCCGGCGTTGTGGACGCAGACGAACAGCACGGAGGCGAGCGGGCTGGAGGACATCGGTTTCTTCCTTCGTCAGTGATTCTTACGGTGGTGCGGGGTGCGGATTCAGGTGCTCGGCAGGGAGGCGAGCAGTTCGGTGATGTGGGCGTCGAGCGCGTCGCGGATGCCGCGGACCATGGCGATCGGGGCGCCCTCAGGGTCGGTGACGGGCCAGTCGAGGTAGCAGCGGCCGGGCAGGACGGGGCAGGCGTCCCCGCATCCCATGGTGATGACGATGTCGGCGGCCTGCACGACCTCGTCGGTCAGTGGCTTGGGGAACGCGTCGCTGAGGTCCACGCCGGCCTCGGTGAGCACCTGGGTGACGACCGGATCGACCTCGGCGGCCGGGAGCGTGCCCGCGGACGAAACGACCACGTGTCCGCCCGCGCGGTGCGCGAGGAGGGCTGCT containing:
- a CDS encoding low molecular weight phosphatase family protein translates to MTASPPPVLPDERLASGIARLALRYRGRFAPETIQRLVTDSFERLAEHARVRTHLVVLAEHLATERLDALAHVQGVPDCGVPRVLFVCSHNVGRSQMAAALLAHRAGGHVVVSSAGTLPAAEVDPVVTQVLTEAGVDLSDAFPKPLTDEVVQAADIVITMGCGDACPVLPGRCYLDWPVTDPEGAPIAMVRGIRDALDAHITELLASLPST
- a CDS encoding arsenate reductase ArsC, which translates into the protein MSSSPLASVLFVCVHNAGRSQMAAGFLQHLAGDRIEVRSAGSVPGDQVNPSAVEAMKEVGVDIADAKPKILTTEAVQASDYVITMGCGDACPIFPGKKYLDWALEDPAGKGVEAVRPIRDEIKTRIEALIAEIDAKQEA